The Cohaesibacter intestini genome segment TCTCATAGGTTTCCGGATCGCGCATCAGCGACGCGAAAGGTGCAATGCCCGTGCCGGTCGAGAACATGTAAAGACGCTTACCCGGAATCAACGCATCATTGACCAGCGTACCAGTCGGCTTCTTGCGCATCAGGATGGTGTCGCCGGGCTGGATCTTTTGCAGATGCTCGGTCAGCGGGCCATCCGGCACCTTGATCGAATAGAATTCCACTTCCTCATCCCAAGACGGGCTGGCGATGGAATAGGCACGGAAAACGGGACGCTCGGCATTCGGCAGGCCAATCATCACGAACTCGCCGGAGCGGAACCGGAAGGATGCCGGACGGGTAATCCGGAACTTGAACAGACGATCCGTATAATGTTCGACTTCGGTCACCGTTTCGGCAAAGACATTGGCCGGAATCGGAAAGACCGATTTGCTCGCAGCAAGGGCTTCAACGGCCTCGGCTTGTTGCGTCATAACAAACTCCTCTTGTCATTCTCTAACCAGTCCAGCAGCTTTTTCTTCAA includes the following:
- a CDS encoding ferredoxin--NADP reductase, which encodes MTQQAEAVEALAASKSVFPIPANVFAETVTEVEHYTDRLFKFRITRPASFRFRSGEFVMIGLPNAERPVFRAYSIASPSWDEEVEFYSIKVPDGPLTEHLQKIQPGDTILMRKKPTGTLVNDALIPGKRLYMFSTGTGIAPFASLMRDPETYEKFDQVILTHTCREIDELKYGEELFELCKSDPLIGEFAAEKLVLYNSVTREEFPRMGRITDLMTSGKLFEDLGVPPINPETDRGMICGSMAMLNDTKKVLEDFGLEEGSNARPATFVVERAFVD